Proteins encoded by one window of Canis lupus dingo isolate Sandy chromosome 10, ASM325472v2, whole genome shotgun sequence:
- the CALM2 gene encoding calmodulin-2 isoform X2, which yields MVQTREWKGAGSGRAGASGRASRKADQLTEEQIAEFKEAFSLFDKDGDGTITTKELGTVMRSLGQNPTEAELQDMINEVDADGNGTIDFPEFLTMMARKMKDTDSEEEIREAFRVFDKDGNGYISAAELRHVMTNLGEKLTDEEVDEMIREADIDGDGQVNYEEFVQMMTAK from the exons ATGGTGCAGACGAGAGAGTGGAAgggcgcggggagcgggcgggCAGGCGCCTCGGGTCGGGCATCTCGGAAG GCTGACCAACTGACTGAGGAGCAGATTGCAG AATTCAAAGAAGCCTTTTCACTATTTGACAAGGATGGCGATGGAACTATAACAACAAAGGAATTGGGAACTGTAATGAGGTCTCTTGGGCAGAATCCCACAGAAGCGGAGTTACAGGACATGATTAATGAAGTAGATGCTGATG GAAATGGCACAATTGACTTCCCGGAATTTCTGACAATGatggcaagaaaaatgaaagacacagacagtgaagaagaaattagagaagCATTCCGTGTGTTTGATAAG GATGGCAATGGCTATATTAGTGCAGCAGAGCTTCGCCATGTGATGACAAACCTGGGAGAGAAGTTAACAGATGAAGAGGTTGATGAAATGATCAGGGAAGCAGATATTGATGGTGATGGTCAAGTAAACTATGAAG agtttGTACAAATGATGACAGCAAAGTGA
- the CALM2 gene encoding calmodulin-2 isoform X3 encodes MADQLTEEQIAEFKEAFSLFDKDGDGTITTKELGTVMRSLGQNPTEAELQDMINEVDADGNGTIDFPEFLTMMARKMKDTDSEEEIREAFRVFDKDGNGYISAAELRHVMTNLGEKLTDEEVDEMIREADIDGDGQVNYEEFVQMMTAK; translated from the exons ATG GCTGACCAACTGACTGAGGAGCAGATTGCAG AATTCAAAGAAGCCTTTTCACTATTTGACAAGGATGGCGATGGAACTATAACAACAAAGGAATTGGGAACTGTAATGAGGTCTCTTGGGCAGAATCCCACAGAAGCGGAGTTACAGGACATGATTAATGAAGTAGATGCTGATG GAAATGGCACAATTGACTTCCCGGAATTTCTGACAATGatggcaagaaaaatgaaagacacagacagtgaagaagaaattagagaagCATTCCGTGTGTTTGATAAG GATGGCAATGGCTATATTAGTGCAGCAGAGCTTCGCCATGTGATGACAAACCTGGGAGAGAAGTTAACAGATGAAGAGGTTGATGAAATGATCAGGGAAGCAGATATTGATGGTGATGGTCAAGTAAACTATGAAG agtttGTACAAATGATGACAGCAAAGTGA
- the CALM2 gene encoding calmodulin-2 isoform X1, with protein MRSLGQNPTEAELQDMINEVDADGNGTIDFPEFLTMMARKMKDTDSEEEIREAFRVFDKDGNGYISAAELRHVMTNLGEKLTDEEVDEMIREADIDGDGQVNYEEFVQMMTAK; from the exons ATGAGGTCTCTTGGGCAGAATCCCACAGAAGCGGAGTTACAGGACATGATTAATGAAGTAGATGCTGATG GAAATGGCACAATTGACTTCCCGGAATTTCTGACAATGatggcaagaaaaatgaaagacacagacagtgaagaagaaattagagaagCATTCCGTGTGTTTGATAAG GATGGCAATGGCTATATTAGTGCAGCAGAGCTTCGCCATGTGATGACAAACCTGGGAGAGAAGTTAACAGATGAAGAGGTTGATGAAATGATCAGGGAAGCAGATATTGATGGTGATGGTCAAGTAAACTATGAAG agtttGTACAAATGATGACAGCAAAGTGA